Proteins encoded together in one Mobula birostris isolate sMobBir1 chromosome 7, sMobBir1.hap1, whole genome shotgun sequence window:
- the pcdh20 gene encoding protocadherin-20: MDRDLGRGTVHQTKVQGTLWCFSLVGFFLVSRSLASDLVYRVKEESPSGTLIGNLATDLKLGGSSESKVTYNLASQPVDGRFVDLDRDTGELRTSDSVLDRESLCPERPERECWLFLDVILLPANFFRLLKISVLVEDVNDNAPQFPAASIGVSVAENAEPGSRYPLEPPAEDRDPGASGVQSYRLAGAHDGFSLLTERAERGSPPVPWLVLEAALDRETRDLYQMVLVAEDGGSPRRSGTASLTVTVTDVNDNCPRFAESSLNLTLSSNTTVGSQVARLRATDPDLGYNARIVYSYADRVPASSARLFRLDSSSGTIQLAAPLPDGGPLLHRLTVLATGTGCSPVTAAVRLAVQPLQPLPPRVTPRYIALQSDGVVYLKESEPARTPIAFFTVTDAKHRPPPRCYLQGPGPFRLAPYLAFRDEYLLETSRRLDYELMPEYEVTVVAESADGLALRTRIRIVLLDENDNSPVFSQPVLNVAIEENQPAGSFLARLKAIDADSGVMGSVTYALAPGALPVFVLDKVSGVLSVSVPLDREEQGKYRIVVKAIDGGTPSRESTATVLLTVLDTNDNSPRFINKDFNFFVPEDYPSFSEIGVIGVVDVDGGNNGWVALSILNGSDHFVIDTGKGNLMARAPLDREQQSSYILWVQATDGGEPALSAVAKVTVLLTDVNDNPPLVLFPQSNLSFLLVAPSTAPGSSIMEVYAVDKDTGMNAVIAYSIIGHRGPRPETFVIDTGTGNITLHGTLVKNDYGLYRLLVKVSDHGYPEPLHTTVIVNLFVNDTLSNESYIENLLRKEPDIRIEESLPETRTDPFQTEVDIFPCQTVLIALSGFCFGLLILVFALACYISLRKRKHRRKNYSVTEVDIPLNKIASCTLEKKSVI, from the exons ATGGATCGAGACTTGGGCCGGGGTACTGTCCACCAAACAAAGGTCCAG GGAACGCTCTGGTGTTTTTCTCTGGTGGGATTTTTTCTCGTGAGCCGCAGCTTGGCGTCTGACCTGGTCTACCGAGTGAAGGAAGAGTCCCCGAGCGGAACGCTCATAGGCAACCTGGCCACCGACCTGAAGTTGGGAGGCTCGTCCGAGTCTAAAGTCACATACAACCTGGCATCGCAGCCCGTGGACGGGCGTTTCGTGGATCTGGACCGGGACACGGGAGAGCTGCGCACATCGGACTCGGTGCTGGACCGGGAGAGCCTGTGCCCCGAGCGGCCAGAGCGAGAGTGCTGGCTATTCCTGGACGTTATCCTGCTGCCAGCCAATTTCTTCCGTTTGCTCAAGATCAGCGTCTTGGTGGAGGATGTCAACGACAACGCGCCGCAGTTCCCCGCCGCCAGCATCGGAGTCTCGGTGGCGGAGAACGCCGAGCCAGGTTCTCGCTACCCACTGGAGCCGCCGGCCGAGGACCGCGACCCGGGAGCCAGCGGGGTCCAGAGTTACCGGTTGGCAGGTGCCCACGACGGCTTCTCGCTGCTCACCGAACGGGCGGAACGCGGCAGCCCGCCGGTGCCCTGGCTCGTGCTGGAGGCAGCCCTGGACCGAGAGACTCGGGACCTCTACCAGATGGTGCTGGTGGCCGAGGACGGTGGCTCTCCCCGGCGCTCGGGTACCGCCAGCCTCACCGTCACCGTCACCGATGTCAACGACAACTGCCCCCGCTTCGCTGAGTCCAGCCTCAACCTCACCTTGAGCTCCAACACCACGGTGGGCAGCCAGGTGGCCCGACTCCGCGCCACCGATCCCGACCTGGGCTACAACGCCCGTATCGTCTACTCCTACGCGGACAGGGTGCCCGCCAGCTCGGCGCGACTCTTCCGCCTGGACAGCAGCTCAGGGACGATCCAGCTAGCCGCTCCACTGCCGGACGGCGGGCCGCTGCTGCACCGGCTCACCGTGCTGGCCACCGGCACCGGCTGCAGCCCAGTCACCGCCGCCGTGCGCCTGGCCGTGCAGCCGCTGCAGCCATTGCCGCCGCGGGTCACCCCGCGCTACATCGCCCTGCAGTCGGACGGCGTGGTATACCTGAAGGAGAGCGAGCCCGCCCGCACCCCTATTGCCTTCTTCACCGTGACGGACGCCAAGCACAGGCCGCCCCCTCGCTGCTACCTGCAGGGCCCGGGACCCTTCCGTCTTGCGCCCTACCTAGCCTTCCGCGACGAGTATCTGCTGGAGACCTCCCGCCGGCTGGACTACGAGCTCATGCCGGAGTACGAGGTGACGGTGGTGGCAGAGAGCGCCGACGGGCTCGCCCTCAGGACCCGCATCAGGATCGTCCTGCTCGATGAGAATGACAACTCGCCCGTCTTCAGCCAGCCAGTGCTCAACGTGGCCATCGAGGAGAACCAGCCCGCTGGCAGCTTCCTGGCTCGGCTGAAGGCCATCGACGCTGACAGCGGGGTTATGGGCAGTGTCACCTACGCCCTAGCTCCCGGGGCCCTCCCCGTCTTCGTCCTGGACAAGGTGAGCGGCGTGCTCTCCGTGTCGGTGCCCCTGGATCGCGAAGAACAGGGGAAGTACCGGATCGTCGTCAAGGCCATTGATGGCGGGACCCCGTCCCGGGAATCCACGGCCACCGTCCTCCTCACCGTACTAGACACCAATGATAACAGCCCCAGATTTATTAACAAGGACTTCAACTTCTTTGTGCCCGAAGACTACCCTAGCTTTAGTGAGATTGGCGTGATTGGTGTTGTTGATGTCGACGGTGGAAATAACGGCTGGGTGGCTCTGTCCATACTCAATGGCAGTGATCATTTTGTCATCGACACGGGCAAGGGGAATCTAATGGCCAGAGCGCCCCTGGACAGGGAACAACAGAGCTCCTACATTCTCTGGGTTCAGGCTACGGATGGAGGGGAGCCTGCTCTGTCTGCTGTAGCTAAGGTGACTGTTCTTCTAACAGATGTCAATGATAACCCACCCTTGGTCTTGTTCCCTCAGTCCAACCTCTCTTTTCTTCTGGTGGCTCCATCCACAGCCCCTGGCTCTTCCATTATGGAGGTGTATGCAGTTGATAAGGACACGGGAATGAATGCTGTCATTGCCTACAGCATCATTGGTCACAGAGGACCTCGTCCAGAGACTTTTGTCATTGACACAGGAACGGGTAACATCACCTTGCACGGGACTTTGGTGAAGAATGACTATGGACTGTATAGACTTCTGGTCAAAGTCAGCGACCATGGTTACCCAGAGCCACTCCACACCACAGTTATAGTCAATCTCTTTGTCAACGATACATTAAGCAATGAGAGTTACATAGAAAACCTGCTGAGGAAGGAGCCTGACATCAGGATTGAGGAAAGcctaccagagaccaggactgacCCTTTTCAAACCGAAGTTGACATATTTCCATGCCAGACTGTGTTGATAGCTCTGTCTGGTTTTTGCTTTGGCCTTCTCATCTTAGTGTTTGCTTTGGCGTGCTACATCTCACTTAGAAAAAGGAAGCACAGACGTAAAAATTACAGTGTTACTGAAGTTGATATCCCATTAAACAAAATTGCTTCATGTACATTAGAGAAGAAATCAGTGATTTAG